tctcaattccatattttaaaatatgagagatatgtcttctgtttattcagatgtactttaaaacagtaaggatttcaataacccttgataagtaaaggatgtttcatattattttttatgaactaatttccagaagtttggggggattcaaatatactacacttgatctgaagatcaagacatcagattgatttatttgcacagtttgttttaagttagtgtaagtgggagtttgttgggttttgtgccctaaataaaaccctttacaatctgattagttatcaatataagaaatttgaagtgatttatgtttgcatgaattttacatgcttatggtttaatatgtttattgtttttatacacaaaatctgttaagtccagatcatatgtttattcacaattacagtattgtcagcacagtggaatgtgattgtgattatatgattcaaaagactaagtccctgttgttgggttttatgccctaaataaaactcatttcatataatcagatttacttattaataaagatcataaataacattttatgttgcatggttcacatgatttatttcatgattatatgtatataatgtatgaattctttttaagtccagaacatatgagttggttaaagattatagtgttgtcagcacagtggaatataatcttaattatatgttcaaaagtttattccctgatttttcagaacactggatttagactgacatggtataatcagcgataggtattcttacaccttggaaaagtgttatgtcctttccaggacattggcaaagtttaccagtatcggatgtatggagtatacatcggaagggaccgatattgaactttgattagatatattaaaacttaccataatatctattcaattcaatatcacctgttgatcctagatcaaatgatcttaatcctgatatggttaggttcaatctcaagagtgttactcgtgttctttgatttgttagttaagcctacttttgggtcagggtgatacgtacattttgggaacacggtaatgcaattgagtgggagcgttaacataaatatggaatctatagcttctatttggcaaatagaaagtaaaggatgatttccttcgagcttaaccgaacgaagataaatggtggagatctcatttcacttagctgaaatatcatttatacagggttaagtgttttaaggataaaatacattgtagggtgttacggtaatttaatccctttacagtgtaaatcatctatatagaggatcattgatcacattagggttataacaatggataactaatgacgtgtctatatcatggaacatatagagcgttctatataactgagagtgcaattccaagttctaagtgtggattcaatgaggaattaataagttagggaatttacttggtaaattcggttcgacttattggaagctcggttatatagacccatggtccccatactagttgagaccatactgcttgtaagactcagttaattgattttaaataatcaattataattctaaaagttagactatgtctactttatgaattctcacttagtaaggatgaaatcgtaaataaaagggtttctaggtttaattattaattaagagactttgtatgactaattaataattattttaaatgacaatattatttaataatctattttatttattaaataattagttttggcatttaaataattagaattggaaaaatggcatttttggagaaatagaaataaaattgaggaaactgcaaaatccaagtgaggcccatttcaccctatggccggccacctctttgtgtgtttccaaattattattttcaattttaattgctatgtaattgctaatcaagcctagcaataataggaaagtggtggatcacactaaataaggcagttaatcaattacacagtaaaagaggaaactgcttatttggaaagttgagctcttcccttttcctatataaagtcgcccctctctctactcttggCATGTCTTTGAATGCTTCAGAtcacacgaaattaagagagaaaagagagagaaaatttcgaaatccttgtgagatgagtagtgcccacacacatcaagtggtacctcaatcatagtatgtaagactatggaaatccTGCAtcgaagaaggagaaaagaagatccaggttcagatcttggtgatgctctgctacagaaaggaatcaagggctagagatctgaacggaaggagtcatattattccgctgcacccactgtaagattttttaactttatatgtgtttaatttcattgttttagaattcatattagggtgttaatccaacatacatgatagtaattagatcctggtaaaataatttccaacacctgtttcatcagtgttttggatttacactaatgtgataatcagcgatgttgtgtacttacacttggagtaagtattatgttctttccaggacattggtaaagtatactagtttcgaatgcatggagtatacattggactggaccgatattgaacttagttaagatattataaacttaccgttatatctttccaagtcaatatcagtagttgatcttaagattaaaagaatctaaatcctgatatgcttaggctcaactcaggagtgctattcgtgttctttgatttattagttaagcctacttttgggtcagggtaatacgtatattttgggaacatgatagtatgattgagtgggagtgctgaacataaatatggaatctatagcttctactggtgtatagaagtcaagtgatgattcccttcgagcttagctaaatagaagtaaatggatgagctcttgtttaagtgactaattcttagatcactaaacatcatttacaggtagctaagtgttttaaggggaaaaatacgttgaggagtgagaacggtaaaattatcccatctcgatgtaaatcatctatatagaggatctttgatcacaataattttttaacaatggttaaatgagatagcatatctatattgtggaacatataatatgctctatataagtctgagagtgcaattctaagttctaagagtggattcaacgaggaattaataagtagggatttacttagtaaattcggttcacttattggaagctcagcatatagatccatggtccccattctagttgagactatactccttgtaagactcaataattgatttgtgattaatcaattataattctaaagttagactatgtctaatttgtgaattttcactaagcagggatgaaattgtaaagaaagagattctaggtttatttattaattaagagactttatatgtctaattaataattaaattatgacaatattatttaataatctattttagttattaaatagttagttttggcatttaaaagattagaattggaaaatttgcgtttttgagaaaatagaaataaaaattgtgaaaactgcaaaatccaagtaaggcccattaacacctatggcggGCCACTTGGATgatgtttttccaattaatattttcattatattaatgccaaataattactaacctaaacctagtagttgcctgtaaatagaaagtgatggctcagtcaaataacaagtttaacaagtttttcaagccttctgtcagaaaattactttttcaaaaaaactgagccttccacttctctctctatagccgaacctatACCtctttcttttcctcttcttaatttcgaaaccttagtgatagagtagtacccacacacagcaagtggtacctcaatcatagattggaagactgtgaaggatcacacacaaagagaaggacattcgggctcagatcttgataatactctgcgacagaaaggatacaacggttagagatctgagtggaaggagacattattccgctgcatcaatgtaaggttttcttaactttatatgtgtttatttatcgttttagaaagttcatatttagggtgttaaacaacatacttgtgagtagatctaagatcctggtaaaataaattctaacatcTTGTACAAATGTTCTGCACTCAGAAAAGCAAAACAGTATAAGCTAACATTGGTAATCCTAATCATGACTACTCAGTCACCATGATTCATTCATGATATTTGAACTGAAATCAAGCAAGAAAACAAAGAGTAATCTTTCCTAAACCAATGCAAAACACTAAAAAGAGCTTAAATTGAAGAAATTGCATACTCTGGTAGATACACTGTCTTACAATTTGTTGCGTCAATTTCCTGTCTACCAACATTGTCCTGGACAAAAACAGAGTAAGTTAAACAAAAGCATTGATTATCTTCAGTTTCTTTCTCAATCTGTTTGGTTACCGAGAAATTGGAGCAAAACAACATAATTATCACACATCCTCAAAGTTCCAAACGTTATTTCAATCCTATATATTGATCGATGCTAAGACCTTGAATTTCAACCAAACATAAAAGCAATCAATACAAGAAAAACCCCAATAAATTAGCAAAAGAAAGAAATCACCTTTAATGCATCTTTGAGAATGGGTTCATCAGTGGGATTGAAACAAAACGCTGTCAACCGATTGCTGCTCTGAAAACTAACGATTGGAGTTGTCAAGTGGGTTGTAGATGAAAATGGGTATTGAATTAGTGTACTTGGTCTTGGCTtcgattgttgttgttgttgttaagcatataatcaaaattaagtgagTTAGAGAAAttgagaaaagaagaagaagaagaagaagataacaAACCAGAAGAGCAGAGGTGGGGATGGTGGTAATGGACGAGAGAAGAGTCATTTCCAACTTTTTCCAcaatcatcttcttcttcgcACCTctgtgcttttttttttttataagaggAAAAAAATCGCAACGGAAGGAATGAAGAATCGCAACAAATGAGGATCAAGAATATCGCATAAAATAGTTTTGATTTTGAGTTTGAGGGAGAAGAAAGAGGAATCCACTGTCCGTTTAAATTGAATGGCAATAGTTAACGGAAGGGTTAGCCTCCGTTAAAGTTAacagaataaaaataataaaaatattaaactaagaATTACCGTtaaatagacacttttaatatataaaaactaGGTGAtcgttacgtgccaagccacgtactgttagttttatttaatattttaatttttttattttaattaataattaaaatagtataattatttgaacgatttgttttcaaaaaataaaatatgtgtcagtatatttagtaagtaaaacataattgtgttataataatgtatgttattaatagtaaaatgtacattaatcttctaattgaaaaaaactctattatctcatttcatatctaataagagctacacaactatatatttatagactttcacattctttgcaaattactaataagcaccaataatattttcatattctaatatttttcaaccttctcctcttggtggtaaaattaaaaataatcacaaacatataaggtaaatatctatatttttctttttttaaaaaaaaaaattattaatattctcccaagataagttagttagagagatatgtggctaagctgattttttttaatttaaaaagagattattaatatttaaaagattgtttaattttttggtttaattattgggtttatttgttaacgggagatcaaagctaatcgttaaatttaacagaatattcttttatttttaagtatattctgttaaaccaagaaatgcctttagataggcacttttaatatataaagatattgatattgataaagattatatttttaagtaattaattattataatacttaaaaaaattaaattaattacgtCAAGAAGACTATATATAATTGAAAAGACTCGGTTTGACCgagtcaaatatatttatataaatgtataaaataataataaaataatatatatatgtatataaaaaaaaaaaaaaattaattatatacagACTTCgttttctctctctctgtttatatatttatctatctttctctctttctctctctttaaaataccaaaaataaaaacccATAAACCTCCATAACCACCACACTCCGGCGACCCACCTCCGGCCACCGCCCGACCCAACGCGCCGGACAAGTCGAAAGCCCAAGTGCCGGCGACCTCACTCCCCAAGCGGCGCCGCTCCTCTCGCCGCCGTTGACTCGggatcgcaagtcaaagtttgggatttcaaactttgaacgGGTTTTCCGGTCACCTCCGGCGTCCGTTTGACGAGAGGTTTTCACCACTACACTCAGCTCGTCGaggagaacaacctacactAAACCATTTTTCCCGGTTCGCAACTTTTTCCGGTGACATTTTTGTAGCTCCGCCCCTTTCCGGTGACTTTCCGGTGACCTCGTGTACCGTTTTGACAAACGGTTGGCATGAGTGTgatctactcgtcgaggtggtcgTTTTGATATGTACTACTCCTATTTTCGGCGACATTTCCGGTACACCAATTTTTACCGCCACTGATTGTTAATGTGCACCGCTTAGGTGAGGTTTCggaattccaaattttaaatatagtcatattatatgtcgttggactcggttttgaatgtagaatgcgatgatgataattatttaatcatttgatggtataggtgagagtaatatgtaagtttggactaaacaatgggagctcgggacttgagagcttaagatcgtcttttggaaaaagtttaacaactcgggagaggtagggactcaacttgatttttggacttgatttttatatgcGTTGTATACATTAGACATAttccaatttttatgatttacaaaattgtttgaaaaattgaaaacttaatctgcatattttctggactgttctggggcaccgagtgccaaatatatttttgtgtgcaaatatttatgcaggttatgatttttgggtttattcaaaatacagctgttatgctgccgaattttttagaaaataaaaaggaatatgttcttttgttatgcttattatttgcctgctttggttatattgatgagagccatgttgatcatgttcgatgcatattgttgtttcacgacctagtctctgtgtcatcataggtagatcaggtgtgcactcacctgtaggtgaaagacctagaatctgtacaggAGTGAATTAAATCTGAGCCCCGTTATTTATGGTGGGTATCAGATGCGACTACCCGGTTTTGGATGTCGTTTTCTATGATttggtattgagagctaggggtctagtggacggtgtgatatgcatttgacgtttgatttgtgattatttgtggtctctctattttatttgtacatATTCATACTGTTGATgagacattttatttttataaagctaaccatgcaggaattttattaaaccaagggtcctttgatattagttgttttcctacggggctttataagctcaccccctattttctcccattccaggaactcagtttgatgctagtggatgaggatggtacTGTTGGGAAAGGAATgtcgttattagtttagtcatattttactctttcaccttctaatgagactgattttgtatttaagaaccaatggatggtctggatgacttaaattagctatgtactagttagaaatgagAAATGATGGATGAtaggtattattttggtatcttattgacttattaaatctatctatttggtGATTACATAACTGTGGGAATATTACTGttcttttatattgatgagtggtcctgattttattacttatatatttttattaatataggagttaatccattcttttaaattagtattttgtaatataaataaaaggatcatttataagctttattttcttacaagggtcaaagtgtgacctttgaccacccaagttatggatattacacATCTGCCACAGCCTAGGGCTCGGGTCGTGACagaaaaatggtatcagagcgccggGTTTAATTACCTCGGAGTGTGTCACCAAATAGtttagatttattttaaataataatagtaataaatatcttggtatttatatgtataaggcatatttatattattagcatCCAATCCTCACTAACTGATTAGCTTTTGGTTCTCAGACCTAAGAAAATGCCTCCAAAAGGAAAGAAGACAAGGAGAACGGTTGGAGAAGACGCCCCTCAAGCTAATGTCCAACCTCCACAAGCTGAATTCCCTATGAACGCCCTTCTCGAAGCCTTAAGAGCTATTCCCGCTCAACAAATGGATCCTGCCGCTCGACAAAGTCATCATTTTCAGATCTTTCATCGAATCCAAGTGCCTGAGTTTGAGGGTGGACAAGATCCCATGGTAGCTGAAAGGTGGTTGAGGcagataaagaaaaatttcaacacaATAGGAACACCTGAGGAATACCAAGTTACTTTCGCTGTGTCCAAGTTAGAGGGTGGTGCAGCCGATTGGTGGGAGACCTTGTCCAGGACAATGGAAACTGATGGGATGACTTGGCGAGAATTTGAGGAAGTTTTCAGGGAACAATATTTTAGTCCATCTCACAGGAGGGCTCTTATTGGAGTATTTGATGGTCTAAGACAAGGGGATATGACTGTGAATGAATTTTACATGAAGTTTGTAGAGCTATCCTCTTATGCATATCCTGGTGTTGTTGATCAACCCTTGGTGATTGAACAGTTCATGCGTCGTTTGAGGCCAGCGATACGTGGTCCTATAGCCCCTTTGACCTTTAACAACTGATCGAGTGTGTGACAGCAGCCTTGCAAACTGAGGCTCATGTTGAGGGGAATGAGAAGAAGAACACAAACAGAGGAAGAGGAAGTGACCGAAAGATGACCAAGAAGAATCAGGGACAATGGTCCCAAGGACAACAATTTAGTGGGGGTAGCACTAGTAGTGGTTCATCTGGAAAGACTCGTAGTGGACCATACGGGTGTTTCAGTTGTGGTCAACAAGGTCATAAGAAGAAAGATTGCCCGCAACGACAACAAAGATTTCAAGCATCTCATGGAGGACCCATAGGGAGCTATGTAGAGTCTACTCCTTTTCATGGACAGCCCAGGACAAACCAGTCTCAGTCTTCATCCTATGGTTTCACACCCCAATCGGGCCAGCAGTCTCAGTATCAACATCAGTTCAGGCCACAAGGTTCAGGGTTCAACATGGGGTACTCACAAGGTTTCCAAACTCCTGCACCTAGTGGGAGTCAAAGAGGGTACAATCAAGGTGGAGGGTCTGGTGCAAGTACAAGCTACCCTAGTCAGGGAAGGGGCAAGGCAAAAGCAAAGTCATCCGCTCAAGCCTACGCTCTTGGGGTTGATGATGTGCAGGGCGGTGCTGACCAGGGAGTTGTCGATGGTATGGTTCTTATCTCACACTCTTGGGCTCATGTGTTATTTGATACGGGTGCATCGCATTCCTTTATATCTTTGATGTTTGCTAGTATGTTGGGTTTGAgttgggaaacttttagtcctgcatTGCATTTGAGTGTACCTATGGGGGAACATGGTGAGGTATCCACCATATGTAGGTCAATTTGTATTGTGTTCGAGGGACACAAGTTGTCTGGAAACTTATTAGTGTTGCCTATGGGGCAATTTGATGTAATTCTTGGTATGGATTGGTTGTCTAAATACCAAGCTATTGTGGATTGTTCACGTAAAAGAGTGACTCTTTTAACCCCTAGCGGTGATTTCATTGTTTATCGAGCCAACATGAGTGCAGTGAGACAAAATCCTATCTTAAGGACATGTTTAGGTGGAAAGAGAAACTTAGAGTGTTATGGGAATCTGTTTGCGATCGATGATGAGTCTAGGAATTTAGACCAGTTCCCTTGGATATCAGTGGTTAGTGGTTTTCCGGATGTGTTTCCAGAGGATttaccagggttaccacctgatAGGGAGATCGAGTTTTGCATTGATTTGATTCCCGGAGCTCAACCGATCTATTGCACCTTATCGCATGGCACTGCAGAGTTGGTTGAATTGAAAAAACAATTAGGGGAGTTAATGGATAATGGCTACATCAGACATATTACTTCTACATGGGGAGCTCCGGATCTTGTTTGCCAAGAAAGCTGATGGGACTTTGCGACTTTGTGTCGACTATAGAAAGTTGAATCAgatgacaattaaaaacaaatatccTTTACCGAGGATTGATGAACTATttgatcaacttggtggttcaaagttcttttcaaagattgatctgaGGTCAGGCTACCATCAATTGAGGATTAGGGAAGAAGATATCCCTAAGACTGCTTTCAGGACACGGTATGGACACTTTGAGTTTTTGGTAATGCCATTTGGGTTAACGAATGCACCTGCCgcatttatggatcttatgaatagagtcTTTAGACCTTTCTTGGATAAGTTTGTGGTGGTATTTATTGATGATATCTTGGTGTATTCTAAGACACGTGAGGATCATGCTGAACACTTGACAACAGTATTACAGACATTGAGAGATCATCAATTATACGCTAAGAAAGAGAAGTGTGAATTTTGGATGACTGAAGTCAAGTTCTTGGGCCATGTAATTTCTCAAGATGGTATCACCGTTGATCCTGCAAAGATAGACTCTATTCTAAAGTGGGAAAGACCAAAGAATGTCactgaagttcgaagttttcttggGTTGGCAGGCTACTACCGTCGCTTTGTAGAGAATTTCTCACGAATTGCTATGCCTTTGACGAAGTTAACAAGAAAAGAAGTAAAGTTTATGTGGGATGATAGTTGCGAAGAAGCTTTTAGAGAATTGAAGGAAAGATTAACTTCGGCGCCTGTTCTCCGTTCCTAATAGTGAGGAACCATATGTGGTATTCAACGATGCTTCGTGCTTTGGATTAGGAGGTGTCCTCATGCAAAACGGCAAGGTGGTTGCCTATGCTTCTCGACAATTGAAACCACATGAGAAGAATTACCCTACacatgacctagaacttgctGCGGTAATCTTTGTCTTGAAAATTTGGAGATGTTATTTATATGGCGTAAAATTTGAGTTAAAATACTCAGATCATAAGAGCTTGAAGTATCTTTTTACTCAAAGG
This Cannabis sativa cultivar Pink pepper isolate KNU-18-1 chromosome 6, ASM2916894v1, whole genome shotgun sequence DNA region includes the following protein-coding sequences:
- the LOC133038835 gene encoding uncharacterized protein LOC133038835: MTKKNQGQWSQGQQFSGGSTSSGSSGKTRSGPYGCFSCGQQGHKKKDCPQRQQRFQASHGGPIGSYVESTPFHGQPRTNQSQSSSYGFTPQSGQQSQYQHQFRPQGSGFNMGYSQGFQTPAPSGSQRGYNQGGGSGASTSYPSQGRGKAKAKSSAQAYALGVDDVQGGADQGVVDGTQFDASG
- the LOC133039235 gene encoding uncharacterized protein LOC133039235 codes for the protein MPPKGKKTRRTVGEDAPQANVQPPQAEFPMNALLEALRAIPAQQMDPAARQSHHFQIFHRIQVPEFEGGQDPMVAERWLRQIKKNFNTIGTPEEYQVTFAVSKLEGGAADWWETLSRTMETDGMTWREFEEVFREQYFSPSHRRALIGVFDGLRQGDMTVNEFYMKFVELSSYAYPGVVDQPLVIEQFMRRLRPAIRGPIAPLTFNN